CCGTACCACCGGGGCCTGCCACAGGTGGTCCGGGTGCCCGGCCGGGTCGTAGCAGGCGGCCAGCCGCAGGGCCGGCGTGGCGGCGCCCCGGGGGCGGCGGTTCCGGGCCGCTTCGAGGGAGAGCAGCAGGGCGGCGGTGACGCCGGGCCCGCCGCCGGCGGGATCGGGGGTGAGCTCCTCGTCCAGCCGGGCCTCCCGGGCGCGCAGCTCGGTGAGGTACTCCTCGGCGGTCAGCTACTCGCGGACCATGGCCGCCGCGGCGTAGCCCAGGGCGAGCGGGAGGTGCCCGAGCTCCTCGCCGAGTTCGGCCAGCCGCGGGGTGTGCCCGTCCTCCGCGAGGTAGTCCACTTCGGAGGCGAGGACGCGTGCGCGCAGGAAGGCGAGCGACTCCGCCGGGTCGAAGGTGCCGACCGCGACGACGGTGCCCAGCACCCCGCCGAGGGAGGCGCCGCGCAGGCGGGTGGTCGCCAGCACCCGGCGGTCCTCGGCGGTGCTGTGCGGCAGGCCGTCGGTGAGGGCGGCGGGGTCGGCGAGGTCGTCGAGCACGACCAGGGCGGACGGCCCGGGGGTGCGGAACCACTCCACGAACGCCGCGGCCTGCCGGTCGAGATCACGGGCCGGGAGCCCGGGCAGCAGCAGCCGCCGCGCGGCGTCGGCGTACGAGGCGGTGAGGGAGGGCCCGTCGGTGGCGTCCGCCCACAGCACGAACCGGCTGGCGCCGGTGGCCAGGGCGCGGTGCGCGTGCGCCGCGGCCAGCTGCGACTTGCCGACCCCGCCCGGTCCGCTGAGCAGGACCGACCCGTGCTCCGCCAGCGCCTCGGCCAGGCGCTGCCCGACGCCGGTGCGCGGCTGCGGCGCCGAGTCCGGGACGGGTACCGGACCGACCGTGAGCGGGCAGCTCACCTCCGCCCGCGGCGTCACGTGCACGGTGGCCTGGCGGCCGGTCACGTACACCGTCTCACCGTGGAAGTTGAGCGTGCGCGGGGCCGGCCCCGGCAGGTCCTCCGGCCTCACCACGCGCAGCCCGGAGGCCAGTTCACCGAGAGTCGCCGGCCGCTCGTCGCCGGATGTGTCCGCTCGCTCGCTCACCGGACCAGTGTCGCGGCCGGGGTCGGCGCGCGCGGGCGAACGGCGAAGGCGGAAGGAGACGGATCCGCCCGTGACCGCGGCCGACGGAGGCCGAGGCGGCCCGGGCCGTGAGGCTCACCACATGCGAGGCGGGAGAGCGGATTGAACGACCAGGGGGGTCATCTCCGTACCTCTTCACGTCGACGACCGGCAAGGACCGTCCACGGGGACGAGGAGAGCGAACATGCGACGAAGGACGATGACGGCCACCTGCACCGCGCTGGCGGCGACGCTGCTGCTGGCCGGATGCGGCGGCGTCTCGAAGGGGGCGGGCCCGACGTCCACGGCCTCCGACGGGCCGGTGGTTCTGGCGGAGGTGGCGGCGGAGTTCGCGGGCTTCGGTGACCAGGTCAAGGCCGTCACCTACCAGGAGGCGGTGCCCGCGGGCGCCCGGGTGAAGGTGAGCGTCCAGGCGGAAGGTGACACCGGGACCGGCTTCCGCCTGGATCTCGGCGGCCTGACGAAGGGCCATGCCTTCGGCGCCCACCTGCACACCAAGCCCTGCGGCGCGAAGCCCGCCGATGCCGGCCCGCACTACCAGGACCAGGCGGACCCCACGTCGCCGTCGACCGATCCGGCCTACGCCAACGACAGGAACGAGGTGTGGCTGGACTTCACCGCCGACGCCGAGGGCAACGCCACCGTCACCCGCACCGTCGACTTCCGCCCCCGCCAAGGCGAGGCGGGCTCGATCGTCATCCATGCCCAGCACACCGCGACCGACCACGGCAAGGCCGGCACCGCCGGCGACCGCTGGGCCTGCGTCAACCTGCCACTCTGACGAGGGCGTGCCCTGCCGGGCGGGTTCGGAACGTCCGGCAGGGCCCGCCTCGACCGCCGCTACCCCAGCCTGGTCAGGGCGATCCGCACCGGACCGCGGGCCTCCAGCGTGATGCCGCTGGCCACCGGGACCTCGGTGTCCACCGCCTCGATCTCGAAGGCCCGCAGCAGCGCCGCGAGCCCGAGCACCGACTCCAGCATGGAGAAGTGCTGCCCGATGCAGGCGCGTGGCCCGCCCCCGAAGGGGAACCAGGCGTAGCGGTGGCGCCCGGCCTCCCGCTCGGGGGTGAACCGCTCGGGGTCGAAGCGCTCCGGATCCTCCCAGTGCTCCGGGTGACGGTGCGTCACGTACGGGGAGACCAGCACGTCCGCGCCGGCCGGGATGTCGACGCCGTCCACCGTGCACGCCCGGCTCGCCCGCCGGCCGAACGTCTGGGCCGCCGGGTAGAGCCGCATCGCCTCCTTGAGCACCATGGTCAGGTACGGCAGCGCCGCCAGGTCCTCGGCCCGGGGCGGGCGGCCGTCGCCGAGCACCGACATGACCTCGGCGCGGGCCCGCCGCTGCTGCTCGGGGTGCTTGCCCAGCAGGTGGAGCGCGAAGGTCAGCGAGGTGGCGGTGGTCTCGTGCCCGGCCAGCAGGAAGATCAGCACCTGGTCGCGCAGCTCGGTCGCGTCCAGCGCCTCGCCGTCCTCGCCCCGCGCCTCGGCGAGCAGTCCGAGCAGATCGTCCGAGCGCTGCCCGGCGCGGCGGGCGATGATGTCGTCGCAGACGCGGTAGAGCTCGCGCTGGGCGGCCGCGCCCTCCCGGTTGCTCGCGGTCGGCCAGCTGCGGGGCAGCGGCAGCGGGGAGATGGCACGGCTGCGCACGTAACGGCCGATGACCGGGAACCGGGTGCGCACCACGTCGATCGCGGCCTCGACGTCGGCGCCGAACAGGATCCGGGCCACGGCGCGGAGCGCGAAGCGCGACATCTCGTCGGCCGCCTCCACCACCCCGTCCGGCACCGCCGCCCAGCGTTCGACCAGGGCCGCGGCCTCGGTGGCGACCGCGTCGGCGTAGCCGTCCACCCTGCGCTTGGTGAACAGCGGCTGGACCAGTCGGCGCTGGCGCACGTAGTCCTCGTCCTGCGCGGTGAGCAGGCCGTTGCCGAGGCTCTGCCGGATCTCGTGGTAGAACGCGTTCTCCTTGCGGAAGTCGGCCGCCTGGCCGGCCAGCACCTGCTGCACGCCCTCCGGGGAGAAGACCAGGTAGAAGCGGGCCCGGAGCCCGGGCGGTCCGGCCGAGAAGCGGACCACGTCGCCGTGGTCCCGCTGGGCGGCCAGGTAGGCGCCGAGCGGATCCCGCTTCAGGTCCAGCATCGAGCCGAGGAGCGGGAGCCCGGGCGGGCCTGGGGGCCGGACGGCCGGCATGACGCCTCCAACAGGGGACGGTTCGTGGGTACGCGCGTCACGCTAGCCGAGGGCGGATCCGGACATCAGGGTGCGAAGGTGCGAAGGTGCACCATGACTGCCCGTCCTCACCCGCCGGATGAGCCGCCCGAATCGACGACCTATCGTCGTAGTGATGCCCGACGTGGCATCGTTCTGCCGGGCCGGAAGCGGCGGCGGGCTGCGTAGGGGCGGGGGCCTCTGACGCCGGCAGGTGGGGGAGAGGGCCGCTGGCCCGGGCCACGTCGGGGCGCCGGTCGGTTGGGCGGACGGTGGCTCCCCCGTGCGGGGGAGGGAGGTTCGTCCCGGTGGTTGAACCGGCGGCGGGGTCTTTCCGGCAGAGTTTCCTCAGGCGGCGCACACCGCGCCGAACGAGACTTCGGGGGAACCATGACGACGGCGACGGCAACGGCGTACCAGGGCCACAGCCGGACCTGGCCGGGATATGCGGCCGCCGTGGCGGCACTCGCCTACGCCGCGCCGCATTTCTGGTGGGGTGCCGGGGTCGCCGCTACCTTCCCCGGGGACTTCGCCTCCGCGCCGCACGGCACCTGGGAGGCCGCGATCGGCTACTGGGGGATGGGTGCCGTGGCCGTGGTCGGTGCGGTCGTCGCGCTCGCCCTGGTCCGGCCCCGGGGACGCCGGGTGCCGCGCCGTACGCTCTGCGCGCTGTCCCTGACCGCGTCGGTCGGCATGACCCTGTGGGGCTTCACCTACTTCGCGCTGCAGTACCTGCTCGCTGCCGGCCGGGTGGTCTCCGCCCCCGCCTTCGCCGCCAAGGACGCCCACCCGCAGGCCGCCTGGGGGCTCTTCTGGTACGGCCTCTTCGTCCTGTGGGGCCTGATGCTCGGCGTGGCCGCGTGGAACCGGCTGCGCGAGGACCCAACCCGCTGATACGCCCGGCCGCGGTACACGAGTTCGCGGAAATGGCGCTGGGCACGTCCGCCGGTGATCGGTAACCTCGCGGGGCCGACCGACCGAGGGGGACCATGGGCATGGACGAGGGAGCGCCGACGACCGCACGTCTGCGGGAGGTGCTGGGCCGGGCGAAGCGTGTGGTGATCGTCGACGCGGCGCCCCAGGAAGCGGATGCTCCGGAGCGGGCGCGGACCGTGGTGACCGGCGATGACATCGCCGAACTCGCCCGGGTGCTCGCCGTGGTGGACGGCGGGACGGGTGACCGGTGCCTCTGCCTGGGGTGGCCGACCATCCGGGTGTACGGCCGGTTCGGGCGGCGGATCGCCGACTGGACCCTCCACCACCAGACCGGACTCCGAGGTCTGGGCGACTGCGACGCCGACCTGCGGGACGGCCCGGCGCTCACCGAGTGGCTGGCGGAGCGCGGGCTGACCGGGCCCCGCGAGGAACAGGCGCAGCAGGCCGTCCGGGAGAAGAAGGAGGAGCAGCGCCGGATGCGCTGGATCCGGGCCGCGCCGCCCGGGCTGGCCGAGGCCGCCGCCGAGGTGGCCGTCTACTCGGAGGACCTGGGGAAGGCCAAGGCGCGGCTCGCCGCGCTGACCCGGGAGCGCTACCCCGAGGCCGCCGAGCGCATCCCCCTCCTGCTGGCCTGGGCCGGCGTGCCGTCGCGGGAGTCCGGGGGCGGGTGGATGTGGTTCGACGTGGCGGTGCTCGACCAGCTGCTCGCCGAGGTGCCCGATCTCGTTCTGGCCGCACTCGCGGACCGCGCGCCGACCCCGGCCCAACTGGACGGCGCTGCCGCGCTGTTCTGCACCTTCGAGTGGACCGGTACGCACGGGCGGGACCTGCCCGAGCCGGTGAGGTCACGGCTGAGTGCCCACATCACGGCGGAGGGCACCGACCCGCAGCGGTACCGGCTGGAGCACGGCTACTACGGGGCGGACGGTACGGCCTGAGCGCAACCGGAGCCCTCCGGCAGTGAGGCGGATCAGCCGGCCGACGCTGCCGGGACAGACCTCCACGGCCGCCTGCGGGCCGGCGCGGGAAATTCTTGGAATTCGTGGCCCCGCAGCCGTGCGGAACGGTGCCGTAGGCGGCCTCCAGGGGGTCGCGGCGGCATGGCGGAGGCCGTCCGGGACCTCGCCCGGCGGGGCGCTCCCGACGGCCCGTCAGGAGCCCGTCCACGGCCTCGCCAAAACGGCGCTGACCTGGTGTTTTCTCGGAAATCTCCTAGGCTGGGCGAGCTCTGTCGGCACACCCTCGGAGGGGGCATCATGAGCGAGGGACCCAAGACGTACGACGCCAGTGCGATCGTGGTTCTGGAGGGCCTGGAGGCCGTTCGGAAGCGGCCCGGGATGTACATCGGATCGGTCGGTGAACGCGGCCTTCAGCACCTGGTGTTCGAGGCCGCCGAGCGGGCGCTGGAGGAGATCCTCGGCGGCACCGCCAGCCGGGTCGAGATCACCCTCACCGCCGACGGCGGAGTCCGCGTCGCCGACGACGGTGCGGGCGTCGCGGTCGAGCACGCCGGCCACGCCGGCCCCGGCGACGGCCCTCCGCTGGAGGACCGCCTGACCGTGGTGTGCTGCGGGGTACGGCGTGCCGACCGGCGCTCGCTGTTCGGCGGCTCCTTCGGCCTGGGACTGGCCGTGGTCAACGCCCTGTCGGGCCGCCTGACGGCCGAGGTACGGCGTGACGGCGCCCGCTGGGTGCTGGAGTACGAGCAGGGCGTGGCCGTCGCGCCGCCCGTCCACGCCGGACCGGCGGACGGCACCGGGACCGCGATCACCTTCCGGCCCGACGCCGAGATCTTCGAGACGCTGGAGTTCTCGTTCGACGCGCTGGCCGAACGCCTCCGGGAACTGGCCTTCCTGAACCGGGACCTGGACATCACCTTCACTGACGACCGCGACCCCGTGGCGCCCCGGGCCGTCCGCTTCCGCTTCCCGGGCGGGCCGCGGGACCACGTCGCCGAGCCGACCGCCGCCACGCCCCTCCACCCGGAGGTGATCGGCTTCGAGAGCGAGTACGCCGCGATGGGGGGAACCGTCGAGGTGGCCCTCCGCTGGTGCGACTCGGGTGAGGAGCGGGTCGCGAGCTACGCCAACAGCCGGCCGACCACCGGCGGCGGCACCCACGAACTCGGGTTCCGCGACGGCCTGGCGGCCGCGGTCACCGAGTACGCCCGGGAGCAGCAGCTGCGCACCCCGTCCGGCTCCGACCTCACCCCCACCGGGCTCGGCGCGGGCCTGACGGCGGTCGTGTCCGTGAAGCTCGACGACCCCGAGTTCGAAGGGTCCACCCGCGACCGACTGGGCAACGAGCCCGTCCGCGCCTGCGTCGCCGAGGCCGTCCGCGAGCACCTGGGTGCCTGGCTCCGTGCCGACCCGGCGCGCGCGACGGCCGTCCTCACCCGGCTCGCGACGGCCGCCCGCCCCTGACACCGGTCCACCGGGGACACCGGATCCCGGGTCGGGGCCGGTCCCCGGCCCGGGATCCCCGGCGTGCGCGGACGG
The window above is part of the Kitasatospora sp. HUAS MG31 genome. Proteins encoded here:
- a CDS encoding superoxide dismutase family protein — its product is MRRRTMTATCTALAATLLLAGCGGVSKGAGPTSTASDGPVVLAEVAAEFAGFGDQVKAVTYQEAVPAGARVKVSVQAEGDTGTGFRLDLGGLTKGHAFGAHLHTKPCGAKPADAGPHYQDQADPTSPSTDPAYANDRNEVWLDFTADAEGNATVTRTVDFRPRQGEAGSIVIHAQHTATDHGKAGTAGDRWACVNLPL
- a CDS encoding cytochrome P450, translating into MPAVRPPGPPGLPLLGSMLDLKRDPLGAYLAAQRDHGDVVRFSAGPPGLRARFYLVFSPEGVQQVLAGQAADFRKENAFYHEIRQSLGNGLLTAQDEDYVRQRRLVQPLFTKRRVDGYADAVATEAAALVERWAAVPDGVVEAADEMSRFALRAVARILFGADVEAAIDVVRTRFPVIGRYVRSRAISPLPLPRSWPTASNREGAAAQRELYRVCDDIIARRAGQRSDDLLGLLAEARGEDGEALDATELRDQVLIFLLAGHETTATSLTFALHLLGKHPEQQRRARAEVMSVLGDGRPPRAEDLAALPYLTMVLKEAMRLYPAAQTFGRRASRACTVDGVDIPAGADVLVSPYVTHRHPEHWEDPERFDPERFTPEREAGRHRYAWFPFGGGPRACIGQHFSMLESVLGLAALLRAFEIEAVDTEVPVASGITLEARGPVRIALTRLG
- a CDS encoding DUF3995 domain-containing protein, with translation MTTATATAYQGHSRTWPGYAAAVAALAYAAPHFWWGAGVAATFPGDFASAPHGTWEAAIGYWGMGAVAVVGAVVALALVRPRGRRVPRRTLCALSLTASVGMTLWGFTYFALQYLLAAGRVVSAPAFAAKDAHPQAAWGLFWYGLFVLWGLMLGVAAWNRLREDPTR
- a CDS encoding ATP-binding protein: MSEGPKTYDASAIVVLEGLEAVRKRPGMYIGSVGERGLQHLVFEAAERALEEILGGTASRVEITLTADGGVRVADDGAGVAVEHAGHAGPGDGPPLEDRLTVVCCGVRRADRRSLFGGSFGLGLAVVNALSGRLTAEVRRDGARWVLEYEQGVAVAPPVHAGPADGTGTAITFRPDAEIFETLEFSFDALAERLRELAFLNRDLDITFTDDRDPVAPRAVRFRFPGGPRDHVAEPTAATPLHPEVIGFESEYAAMGGTVEVALRWCDSGEERVASYANSRPTTGGGTHELGFRDGLAAAVTEYAREQQLRTPSGSDLTPTGLGAGLTAVVSVKLDDPEFEGSTRDRLGNEPVRACVAEAVREHLGAWLRADPARATAVLTRLATAARP